The following proteins are encoded in a genomic region of Populus trichocarpa isolate Nisqually-1 chromosome 13, P.trichocarpa_v4.1, whole genome shotgun sequence:
- the LOC18104451 gene encoding E3 ubiquitin ligase PQT3-like: protein MGVIDEEETRKILELVNTPALDWRGQGCYSGGSYVKGGKYGRTRGGLPNKTPPEGYLCHRCHVGGHFIQHCPTNGDPNYDVKRVKAATGIPKSMLKADPEGRYVLRNGEVAVMKPNEDIFEKEMEGIPARRSSWSVNDVAPDLLCPLCKKIMKDAVLTSKCCFKSFCDRCIRDHLIKSRLKCECGATDMLTDYLIPNMTVRRTIDRILECDTSSSSGSGGGSGSRSTSFQVKDLVSFVHWPSQTCKVSSTTLSATSSCSSSKEQQKPTDRVNSLPPMAKRARIAESADESKATIAPMNVKEIASKGNLHGIDEEADQRKLVSSENGKKRKRNASDQNFKACENYMMMPTGSGAYNPYWTGMWGGMEGSYPEPYYTDSMGGYGYSHLGMPYGNTMPQDFWFTMNSEQAGEEALVAGFPH, encoded by the coding sequence atGGGTGTTATTGACGAGGAGGAGACTAGAAAGATACTAGAGTTGGTTAACACACCAGCCTTAGACTGGCGAGGGCAAGGTTGTTATTCTGGTGGTAGCTACGTCAAGGGAGGAAAGTATGGAAGAACACGCGGTGGCCTTCCGAACAAAACACCCCCGGAAGGTTACTTATGTCACAGATGTCATGTTGGGGGTCACTTCATCCAACATTGCCCTACTAATGGAGATCCCAACTATGATGTCAAACGAGTGAAAGCGGCTACTGGGATTCCGAAATCAATGTTGAAAGCTGACCCTGAAGGTCGGTATGTTTTACGTAATGGCGAGGTTGCGGTCATGAAGCCAAACGAAGATATTTTTGAGAAAGAGATGGAGGGGATACCTGCTAGAAGATCATCATGGTCTGTTAATGATGTCGCACCTGATCTTTTGTGTCCTCTCtgtaagaaaatcatgaaagatGCTGTCTTGACGAGCAAGTGTTGTTTTAAAAGTTTCTGTGATAGGTGCATTAGGGATCACTTGATCAAATCGAGGTTGAAGTGTGAATGTGGAGCCACTGATATGCTTACTGATTACCTCATTCCTAACATGACTGTTAGGCGTACTATTGATAGGATTTTGGAGTGTGATACTTCTAGCAGTAGCGGCAGTGGTGGTGGTAGTGGTTCCAGAAGCACTTCTTTTCAAGTTAAAGATTTGGTTTCATTTGTTCACTGGCCATCACAAACGTGCAAGGTTTCATCTACTACATTGTCTGCAACATCATCATGCTCGTCATCTAAAGAACAGCAGAAGCCAACAGACAGAGTAAATTCCCTGCCCCCGATGGCTAAAAGAGCAAGAATTGCAGAATCTGCTGATGAATCTAAAGCTACAATTGCGCCAATGAATGTTAAGGAGATAGCGTCAAAAGGGAATCTTCATGGGATCGATGAGGAAGCTGATCAGAGGAAGCTTGTTAGTAGTGAAAAcggaaagaagaggaagaggaatgCGTCTGATCAAAACTTTAAAGCTTGTGAGAACTACATGATGATGCCTACTGGCTCTGGTGCGTACAACCCATACTGGACTGGCATGTGGGGAGGTATGGAAGGATCATATCCAGAACCATATTATACTGATTCAATGGGTGGTTATGGATATAGCCACTTAGGCATGCCATATGGTAATACTATGCCTCAAGACTTTTGGTTCACGATGAACAGTGAGCAGGCAGGGGAAGAAGCATTAGTAGCAGGATTTCCTCACTGA